A single Pirellulaceae bacterium DNA region contains:
- a CDS encoding TetR/AcrR family transcriptional regulator, which translates to MSTISRKKQQIDQREQQILQLARGTLLSEGLGGLSMERLAAEMQFAKGTLYNHFPNKEEIVVALALESLELRRKLFETAAISRPRSRERMAAIGCACDLYASHFRQHFAIEEMLRSGAILEKSSEIRQKLVQQFEQRIMAIVAGVVRDAVAMGDLQLPKELSAEEFVFGFWALMYGSQILMATSPALVDIGVNQPQRSIRYHGWTLMNGYNWQPLVSYEQTDQLMNSLRERLLKHDH; encoded by the coding sequence ATGAGCACGATCTCCCGCAAAAAACAACAGATCGATCAGCGCGAGCAGCAGATTTTGCAATTGGCCCGGGGGACACTTTTATCCGAGGGCCTTGGCGGATTGAGCATGGAGCGGTTGGCCGCCGAAATGCAGTTTGCCAAAGGTACCCTGTACAACCATTTTCCGAACAAAGAAGAAATAGTAGTTGCCCTGGCATTGGAATCGCTGGAGCTGCGTCGCAAGCTGTTTGAAACCGCCGCCATTTCCAGGCCGCGATCCCGTGAACGGATGGCAGCCATCGGTTGCGCATGCGATCTATACGCCTCTCACTTCCGCCAGCATTTTGCGATCGAAGAGATGCTGCGGAGCGGGGCCATTCTCGAAAAATCATCAGAGATTCGCCAAAAATTGGTACAGCAGTTCGAACAACGCATCATGGCAATTGTGGCCGGAGTCGTGCGCGATGCGGTGGCCATGGGCGATCTTCAATTGCCTAAAGAGCTGTCGGCTGAAGAGTTTGTGTTCGGATTTTGGGCGCTAATGTACGGCAGCCAGATCCTGATGGCCACCAGCCCGGCCTTGGTCGACATCGGAGTAAACCAGCCTCAACGCAGCATTCGCTATCACGGCTGGACTCTTATGAACGGCTACAACTGGCAACCTTTGGTCAGCTACGAACAAACCGACCAACTGATGAATTCTTTGCGTGAGAGGCTACTCAAACATGACCACTAA
- a CDS encoding HlyD family efflux transporter periplasmic adaptor subunit has translation MTTKMCSRAPFFVGKMTVRQKMTLWLIAVILLSGGGVAIGMLKFDEHGRQTLLHSESPQASVPAVSLESGKQSGSEPSSGEALDAKIGNHPNVAATGKRSGQETAYRLPTSTALLGSLQPTTLAQRFPGVVKARRSSLLASKLLGKVTKVSVDLGHQVQAGQVLAELDNRELLAERDALVAQLSGAEARLSELRRGPRAQEIEKAQAQVRESEAMLALRKANADRVNQLIQSSSISKQERDESATALHASQAQLDNANKTLELLEEGTRAEQLLAQEATVRSLQAQIEKVSVLISDHLILAPFGGHVKARFVDEGVVVSPGQAILEVAETEQLEVHVGLPADLVSPQILGAARIWCEDLSLPARLSRLSPVIDQRTRNVQAVFSLPSSAAVPTTAAVVPAATADALANCQLHHRVGQAIELEIEVPVDRGGWWVPSSALVSAGRGLWSLLIARPEEQPATTANAVECTAQACQVELLRTTGRWSQVQGTLSDDDLLIVSGVHRLTAGQKVLSQLVEPLDLEFTQHAVAGGGDR, from the coding sequence ATGACCACTAAGATGTGCAGTCGAGCCCCTTTTTTTGTCGGCAAAATGACGGTGCGTCAAAAAATGACGCTGTGGCTAATTGCCGTGATTTTGCTGTCCGGCGGTGGGGTCGCCATCGGCATGTTGAAGTTCGATGAACATGGCCGACAAACGCTGCTTCACAGCGAAAGTCCTCAAGCATCAGTACCAGCCGTATCACTAGAGTCCGGCAAACAGTCTGGCAGCGAGCCATCCAGCGGTGAAGCGCTGGATGCAAAAATTGGCAATCACCCGAACGTCGCTGCCACTGGCAAACGCTCGGGCCAGGAGACTGCCTACCGCTTGCCAACCAGCACCGCGCTACTGGGCAGTTTGCAACCCACCACCTTAGCTCAGCGATTTCCCGGAGTCGTGAAGGCTCGTCGCAGCAGCCTTCTGGCTTCGAAGTTACTGGGAAAAGTAACCAAGGTAAGTGTCGATCTGGGCCATCAGGTGCAGGCCGGGCAGGTTCTGGCCGAGCTGGACAATCGCGAACTTTTGGCCGAACGCGACGCTCTGGTGGCACAATTGTCAGGTGCCGAAGCGCGACTATCGGAACTACGTCGCGGACCACGCGCTCAAGAGATTGAAAAAGCGCAGGCGCAGGTCCGTGAGTCTGAGGCCATGCTGGCTCTACGCAAGGCTAATGCGGATCGCGTCAATCAATTGATCCAGTCGTCCAGCATTTCCAAGCAAGAGCGCGACGAAAGTGCGACAGCGCTACATGCTTCGCAAGCTCAACTGGATAACGCCAACAAGACGCTCGAACTGCTGGAAGAGGGGACGCGGGCCGAACAACTTCTGGCTCAAGAGGCAACAGTTCGAAGCTTACAGGCTCAAATCGAAAAGGTCTCTGTGCTGATTTCTGATCATCTAATCCTGGCACCGTTTGGCGGTCATGTGAAAGCTCGCTTTGTGGATGAAGGCGTGGTTGTCAGTCCCGGCCAAGCGATTCTGGAAGTCGCCGAGACCGAACAGCTAGAGGTGCACGTAGGTTTGCCCGCTGATCTGGTTTCACCGCAAATACTGGGGGCTGCCCGCATTTGGTGCGAGGATTTGAGTTTGCCAGCACGATTATCGCGGCTGTCGCCCGTGATTGACCAGCGCACTCGTAATGTTCAAGCTGTGTTTTCGTTGCCCTCGTCTGCGGCAGTGCCGACTACCGCAGCGGTCGTACCGGCTGCAACTGCGGATGCATTAGCGAACTGTCAATTGCATCATCGAGTTGGCCAGGCGATCGAGCTAGAAATTGAGGTCCCTGTCGATAGAGGTGGATGGTGGGTTCCGTCCAGCGCCTTGGTCTCGGCTGGACGCGGACTGTGGTCGTTGCTGATTGCCAGGCCAGAAGAGCAGCCAGCGACGACTGCCAATGCAGTCGAGTGCACTGCTCAAGCCTGCCAAGTTGAATTGCTAAGAACTACCGGCCGTTGGTCACAGGTTCAAGGCACCCTGTCCGACGACGATCTGCTGATTGTCAGTGGCGTGCATCGCCTTACGGCGGGACAAAAAGTACTGAGCCAATTGGTCGAGCCCTTAGATTTGGAGTTTACGCAACACGCAGTCGCAGGCGGTGGTGATCGATGA
- a CDS encoding efflux RND transporter permease subunit: MTASSNATGGSGSSAAGSQTQPGNEVAERLGVARLAAAFYRDRRLTALTVLLIVVSGLSSLMVLPRREDPLLRPRVAQLTTVYPGADAEKVEALVTEKIERRLRDVAEIKRLRSVSRAGVSLITIELLDAINEPDQIWPKVRGKMEDAIGELPAGCRRPEFHQPEMSAFAWIGGITWVGQGQPRYGVMRRQALELKDRLLALPGTKLVELFGDPQEEILVEIDPARMAASGVSPAMVAARLSQADVKTSSGMLRSAATETVVQFRNQFSSLQDIANTQLDSSTPGYTLHVRDIATLRRGTPEPPGSKAMIDMQPSVVLGVILRSDFRIDKWAALADDVVAEFQSQLPSGIKLDIIMQQEKFVTGRIHKLLSNLALSMVAVSLTTWLFLGWRSSLLVTATLPLATMIVLTGMRLLDIPIHQMSVTGLIIALGMLIDNAIIAADEVEISLRRGLSAYEAAVDMVRRLAAPLAASTLTTAFAFAPIALMEGPTGEFVGSIALTVILAVFSSLFLSLTILPTVAAWLQQRVAHLNQHQPESFHFLKQLWRHGIAIERLTAVYRRALSFVFARPLIGIAIGVALPIAGFVAATRLSEQFFPPSDRSQFHIEVELQPSASMAQTEAVIQRLDRFLRNQPRIAQVSWFFGNSAPSFYYNVISRVKNSPHFAQGIVNLDSEFPAGDLIRQLQAQVDIQFPEARILVRQLEQGPPFDAPVEVRISGPDIDQLDSLGEQLRRIASGLPEVIHTKTMLGESRAVAQVAVRAQQAGWAGLTERDIADQLFSRLEGLQAGSLIEQTEQVPVRVRIADQRSSSIDALGETVLFSSAPETPSGAAAGGSDDWPVLTSLVPISSVADISLTPQRALIARYGGVRINEIKAYLRAEALPSRTLVALSSELERQGFELPPGYRLELGGEAHERNSAVGRLLANVAILVVGMLASMVLALSSFRLTAMISGVAVLSVGLGMGALWLFGHPFGFMAIIGTMGLIGVAINDSIVVVAALQNNLAARLGNLKAMVDTVVEITRHVLATTATTVAGFLPLIMDGGAFWPPLAITIGAGVLGATLIAIVFVPSCMRLIYFRGPEVTG, translated from the coding sequence ATGACCGCCTCAAGTAACGCTACCGGCGGCAGTGGCTCATCCGCTGCGGGCAGTCAGACACAGCCTGGAAATGAAGTGGCGGAGCGATTGGGGGTCGCGCGCTTGGCGGCCGCTTTCTACCGGGACCGGCGATTGACCGCTTTGACGGTCCTGCTGATCGTCGTTTCGGGGTTAAGTTCCTTGATGGTTCTGCCGCGTCGCGAAGACCCGCTGCTGAGACCTCGCGTGGCGCAGTTGACAACGGTCTATCCCGGAGCTGACGCCGAAAAAGTCGAAGCCTTGGTCACCGAGAAGATCGAACGCCGCCTGAGAGATGTGGCGGAGATCAAGCGGTTGCGTTCGGTAAGTCGCGCGGGCGTTTCGCTGATCACCATCGAACTGCTGGACGCGATCAACGAGCCGGATCAGATTTGGCCCAAAGTGCGCGGCAAGATGGAGGATGCCATCGGCGAACTCCCGGCAGGTTGCCGACGCCCCGAGTTCCATCAACCCGAAATGTCGGCGTTCGCCTGGATCGGTGGAATTACTTGGGTTGGCCAGGGTCAGCCCCGGTATGGGGTCATGCGAAGACAAGCCTTGGAGCTAAAAGATCGGCTGCTGGCGCTGCCAGGTACCAAATTGGTCGAACTGTTTGGCGACCCACAGGAAGAAATCCTGGTGGAGATCGACCCGGCTCGCATGGCTGCATCAGGCGTCTCTCCAGCAATGGTGGCAGCACGGTTAAGCCAGGCCGACGTCAAGACCAGCTCCGGAATGCTGCGCTCCGCTGCTACCGAAACCGTCGTTCAGTTTCGTAATCAGTTCAGTAGCCTCCAGGACATCGCCAACACGCAACTAGACAGCTCGACACCCGGCTACACACTGCATGTCCGCGACATTGCTACGTTGCGGCGTGGCACGCCCGAGCCTCCTGGGTCGAAAGCTATGATTGACATGCAGCCATCGGTCGTCCTGGGCGTTATCCTGCGCAGCGACTTTCGCATCGACAAGTGGGCTGCGCTGGCTGACGACGTTGTGGCGGAATTCCAGTCGCAACTTCCGTCGGGAATCAAGCTGGACATTATCATGCAGCAGGAGAAATTCGTTACGGGACGCATTCACAAGCTGCTATCGAATCTGGCCCTCAGCATGGTTGCCGTCTCGCTGACCACCTGGTTGTTTTTAGGGTGGCGCAGTTCACTTCTGGTCACGGCCACCTTGCCACTGGCGACGATGATCGTCTTGACCGGTATGCGACTCTTGGACATTCCCATTCATCAGATGTCAGTCACTGGATTAATCATCGCCTTGGGGATGCTGATCGACAATGCGATCATCGCCGCAGACGAAGTGGAGATTAGTCTGCGGCGCGGGCTGTCGGCCTATGAGGCCGCCGTGGATATGGTCCGTCGTCTGGCAGCACCGCTGGCCGCATCGACGCTGACCACCGCTTTCGCCTTTGCTCCCATCGCGCTGATGGAAGGACCAACCGGCGAGTTCGTGGGTTCAATCGCACTGACGGTCATTCTGGCGGTGTTCAGTTCGTTGTTTTTGTCGCTGACCATTCTGCCCACAGTCGCTGCCTGGTTGCAACAGCGCGTGGCCCATTTGAACCAACACCAGCCGGAATCGTTTCATTTCTTGAAGCAACTCTGGCGACATGGCATCGCTATTGAGCGCCTGACTGCGGTTTATCGGCGTGCCTTGAGTTTCGTTTTTGCCAGGCCACTGATTGGTATTGCTATTGGCGTGGCTTTGCCGATCGCGGGGTTTGTGGCAGCTACACGACTGAGCGAACAGTTCTTTCCACCCTCGGATCGTAGCCAATTTCATATCGAAGTTGAACTGCAGCCGAGTGCTTCAATGGCTCAAACAGAGGCGGTTATCCAACGGCTCGATCGGTTTTTGCGCAATCAACCGCGCATCGCTCAGGTTTCCTGGTTTTTTGGCAACAGCGCTCCCTCGTTCTATTACAACGTCATTAGCCGGGTCAAAAATAGTCCGCATTTTGCCCAAGGGATCGTCAATCTTGACAGTGAGTTTCCCGCCGGCGATCTGATTCGGCAGCTTCAGGCACAGGTTGACATACAGTTTCCTGAGGCACGAATTCTAGTGCGACAGTTGGAGCAGGGCCCACCGTTTGACGCACCCGTTGAAGTGCGCATTTCCGGCCCAGACATCGATCAACTGGACAGCTTAGGAGAACAGTTGCGACGCATCGCTTCTGGCCTGCCCGAAGTGATTCATACCAAAACGATGCTCGGGGAATCGCGTGCCGTTGCCCAAGTAGCCGTCCGCGCGCAGCAAGCAGGTTGGGCCGGCCTGACCGAGCGCGACATTGCCGATCAATTGTTCTCGCGCCTGGAAGGGCTGCAGGCTGGCTCGCTGATCGAGCAGACCGAACAGGTGCCTGTACGAGTGCGTATCGCTGATCAGCGCTCGAGCAGCATTGATGCCCTGGGAGAGACTGTATTGTTCTCTTCCGCACCTGAAACACCCTCTGGAGCTGCCGCAGGTGGTAGCGACGACTGGCCCGTATTGACCTCACTGGTACCGATTTCCTCAGTTGCTGACATTTCTTTGACGCCTCAGCGAGCACTGATTGCTCGCTACGGAGGCGTGCGTATCAACGAGATCAAAGCTTACTTGCGCGCCGAAGCGTTGCCATCCCGAACGCTGGTAGCACTCAGTAGCGAATTGGAACGCCAGGGTTTTGAATTGCCGCCAGGATATCGCCTGGAACTGGGAGGCGAAGCCCACGAACGCAACAGCGCGGTAGGGCGACTGTTAGCCAATGTTGCCATTCTGGTGGTAGGCATGTTGGCCTCGATGGTCTTGGCGCTGTCTTCATTTCGATTGACGGCAATGATTTCAGGCGTTGCCGTACTGTCGGTAGGACTGGGTATGGGAGCCTTATGGTTATTTGGCCATCCATTTGGATTCATGGCCATTATTGGCACCATGGGATTGATCGGCGTGGCCATTAACGATTCCATAGTTGTGGTGGCTGCCCTGCAGAACAACCTGGCCGCTCGCTTGGGTAACCTGAAAGCTATGGTCGACACGGTCGTCGAAATCACTCGGCACGTGCTGGCCACCACGGCCACCACCGTGGCCGGCTTCTTGCCTCTGATCATGGACGGAGGTGCCTTCTGGCCTCCGCTGGCGATTACCATCGGAGCGGGTGTATTGGGCGCTACGCTGATTGCAATTGTGTTTGTCCCCAGTTGTATGCGGTTGATCTATTTTCGCGGTCCGGAGGTGACTGGCTAA
- a CDS encoding restriction endonuclease: MAKSKPHVTRTTHCCPFDQLSWEQFEQLTLRLAMKNGYENAEHYGATGNDKARDIVDRRKGAYFQCKNQKSFPPKAVRQEIDKIKLHKGVKLVVFVIAGKVSSTARDLAVDLLGKIPCEFWCESKLDAMVKDSSTILRDYFDYPESRKSTKTKGARVIRPLVGKISVDQKGKVKATDDELAEYLSEIIAKFENSKKIGRIRIQLEKLQEINLKLKHKQYSSPDHKIALMRTKRGLMDISKRIERGLTLLGLSWRYSGTLSDKAVIARTVVRQILELGGFVEEPRQLPFNQRGATIEIFARERSYPRQLQLETSRTECEEIEKRIGFSVYGTVMNGQSCSLLPAEFLWFRAYPTMIVATVWFKAYPNDDQLAAEKCDRDNWLFGLA; encoded by the coding sequence TTGGCAAAATCAAAACCACATGTGACGCGAACAACGCACTGCTGCCCATTCGACCAATTGAGTTGGGAGCAATTCGAGCAACTCACGTTGAGGCTCGCCATGAAAAATGGGTATGAGAATGCAGAGCATTATGGAGCAACTGGGAATGATAAAGCCAGGGATATTGTGGATCGAAGGAAGGGTGCATATTTCCAGTGCAAGAACCAAAAGAGTTTCCCACCGAAAGCCGTAAGGCAAGAGATAGACAAGATTAAGTTGCACAAAGGAGTGAAGTTGGTTGTGTTTGTTATTGCTGGAAAGGTTTCGTCCACTGCACGTGATCTTGCCGTTGATTTACTAGGGAAGATCCCATGCGAGTTTTGGTGTGAATCGAAACTCGATGCGATGGTTAAGGACTCATCCACAATCCTTAGGGACTACTTCGATTATCCTGAATCAAGAAAAAGTACCAAGACGAAGGGTGCGAGAGTGATCCGCCCACTTGTTGGGAAAATTTCAGTTGATCAAAAAGGAAAAGTCAAAGCGACCGATGATGAATTAGCTGAGTATCTATCGGAGATCATCGCGAAGTTTGAGAACTCAAAAAAGATCGGACGCATCCGCATTCAACTGGAGAAACTTCAGGAGATCAATCTCAAGCTAAAGCACAAACAGTATAGTTCTCCGGACCACAAAATTGCATTGATGCGCACCAAGCGTGGGTTGATGGATATTTCGAAGCGCATAGAGCGAGGGCTCACCTTGCTTGGGCTTAGCTGGCGATACTCAGGTACTTTGTCGGACAAAGCAGTCATTGCTCGAACGGTAGTGAGGCAAATTCTCGAGCTTGGCGGTTTTGTGGAGGAGCCTCGTCAACTGCCATTCAATCAACGAGGCGCCACCATTGAGATATTCGCAAGAGAGCGCTCTTATCCTCGCCAGTTGCAATTGGAGACGAGTCGAACGGAATGCGAGGAAATTGAGAAACGAATTGGGTTTTCAGTGTATGGCACTGTAATGAACGGGCAATCATGCTCTTTGTTGCCAGCAGAATTCCTTTGGTTTCGAGCGTATCCCACGATGATTGTTGCAACGGTTTGGTTCAAAGCGTATCCCAATGATGACCAACTTGCCGCTGAAAAATGTGATAGGGACAATTGGCTTTTCGGACTGGCATAG
- a CDS encoding DUF2924 domain-containing protein, which translates to MSSRRVSIKCKRWYIKRILWIIQAATKGDISEESRLLAKQIAAERPFRKSILRVRAKTDADDTSTSRTVSTVLKPPVDRRIPEPGASLVKTYRGQTIRVVVRSSGFEFNGQQYKSLTSVARAVTGQRRINGFQFFNLGKKGAER; encoded by the coding sequence TTGTCGTCACGCAGGGTCTCGATCAAATGCAAACGCTGGTACATCAAGCGAATCCTCTGGATCATACAGGCAGCAACCAAAGGCGATATCTCCGAGGAATCGAGACTACTCGCTAAACAGATTGCAGCAGAGAGGCCGTTTCGAAAATCGATTCTTCGCGTTCGGGCAAAGACGGATGCCGATGACACCTCGACATCCAGAACGGTAAGCACGGTACTCAAGCCCCCAGTCGATCGTCGAATCCCTGAGCCTGGGGCTTCTCTGGTCAAAACCTACAGAGGACAGACGATAAGAGTGGTTGTGCGAAGTTCTGGATTCGAATTCAACGGCCAGCAATACAAATCACTCACTTCGGTTGCCAGAGCTGTCACAGGGCAGCGCCGTATCAACGGATTCCAGTTCTTCAATCTGGGAAAGAAAGGTGCTGAGCGATGA
- a CDS encoding DDE-type integrase/transposase/recombinase, producing the protein MKRLLFWLGLAASKFHSWKHRYGMANEHNGQIPRDWWIEEWEKKAIVDYHDQHPLEGYRRLTFMMLDDDIVAVSPSTTYRVLKAARRLDRKNNLPSKNGTGFEQPEKAHKHWHVDISYLNLGGTFYFLISVLDGYSRYIVHWEIREKMEEQDVEVVVARALEKNPGVKPRIISDNGPQFIAKDFKLFIRIFGLSHVRTSPYYPQSNGKLERFHGILKQECIRPSCPATVEEAKRRVHDFVEHYNNVRLNSAIGYITPADKLADLGRVIAAERDRKLEEARKRRELARQTQPRVA; encoded by the coding sequence ATGAAACGCTTGCTGTTCTGGCTCGGACTGGCTGCCAGCAAGTTCCACAGCTGGAAGCATCGCTATGGTATGGCCAATGAGCATAATGGCCAGATACCACGTGATTGGTGGATCGAAGAATGGGAAAAGAAAGCCATCGTCGATTACCACGACCAGCATCCACTAGAAGGCTACCGACGCTTGACGTTCATGATGCTTGATGATGACATCGTGGCTGTCAGCCCGAGCACCACATATCGCGTACTGAAAGCTGCTCGGCGATTGGATCGCAAGAACAATCTGCCCAGCAAGAATGGCACAGGTTTCGAACAACCCGAAAAGGCCCATAAACATTGGCATGTTGACATCAGCTACCTCAATCTAGGAGGTACCTTCTACTTCCTGATATCGGTACTCGATGGCTACAGTCGCTACATTGTCCACTGGGAAATTCGCGAGAAGATGGAGGAGCAGGACGTCGAAGTGGTGGTGGCTCGCGCACTGGAAAAGAATCCTGGTGTCAAGCCGCGAATCATCAGTGACAATGGACCACAGTTCATTGCCAAGGACTTCAAGCTCTTTATCCGGATCTTCGGTCTGAGTCACGTTCGTACGAGTCCCTACTATCCCCAAAGCAACGGCAAGTTGGAAAGGTTCCACGGGATCCTGAAGCAGGAATGCATCCGACCTAGTTGTCCAGCAACGGTGGAAGAAGCAAAACGCCGCGTTCACGATTTCGTCGAACATTACAACAACGTGCGTTTGAATAGCGCGATCGGATATATCACTCCGGCCGACAAACTGGCAGACCTCGGACGTGTGATTGCCGCCGAACGCGATCGCAAGCTGGAAGAAGCGCGAAAGCGCCGCGAACTTGCCCGGCAAACGCAGCCGCGAGTTGCATAG
- a CDS encoding transposase, which translates to MGQTRRNFGAEQKAEVVRRHLKDKVAVSDLADELGIQPSQIHQWVNAVLAQAEQAFVGKGGRRVKSAAKLEDAKQRQIKRLEEKLQLKNEVISELMEENVKAKKENGDL; encoded by the coding sequence ATGGGACAAACAAGACGTAATTTTGGTGCAGAGCAGAAGGCGGAAGTGGTCCGTCGGCATTTGAAGGACAAGGTAGCGGTCAGCGATCTGGCCGACGAGCTGGGCATTCAGCCGAGCCAGATCCATCAATGGGTGAATGCCGTTCTTGCGCAGGCTGAGCAGGCGTTTGTGGGTAAGGGTGGTCGTCGCGTGAAGTCGGCGGCGAAGCTGGAAGATGCCAAACAACGTCAGATCAAGCGGCTTGAGGAGAAGCTGCAGCTGAAGAATGAGGTGATCTCCGAACTCATGGAAGAGAACGTCAAGGCAAAAAAAGAAAATGGGGACCTGTGA